Proteins encoded by one window of Streptacidiphilus sp. PB12-B1b:
- a CDS encoding 1-acyl-sn-glycerol-3-phosphate acyltransferase gives MFAHVARSLLAPVTRLVYRPVVEGRGNVPRRGPVILASNHLSFIDSMVIPLVAPRPVVFLAKAEYFTGTGFKGWLSRSFFTAIDAVPVERGTHRAAQASLDAALEVLNQGKAFGIYPEGKRSLDGRIYRGRTGVAWLALTSGAVVVPVALAGTEAIQPVGARFPRIRRVSVRFGEPLDFSDRAAAVRERRTPVGPVRRAVTDEIMDAIQALSQQDRAPAYNEGQRMAA, from the coding sequence GTGTTCGCTCATGTCGCCAGGTCGCTGCTGGCACCGGTCACCCGGCTGGTCTACCGGCCGGTGGTCGAGGGGCGCGGGAACGTGCCCCGGCGCGGCCCGGTGATCCTGGCCAGCAACCACCTCTCCTTCATCGACAGCATGGTGATCCCGCTGGTCGCGCCGCGTCCGGTGGTCTTCCTGGCGAAGGCGGAGTACTTCACCGGCACCGGCTTCAAGGGCTGGCTCAGCCGCAGCTTCTTCACCGCGATCGACGCCGTCCCGGTCGAGCGCGGCACCCACCGCGCCGCGCAGGCGTCGCTGGACGCCGCGCTGGAGGTGCTGAACCAGGGCAAGGCGTTCGGGATCTACCCGGAGGGCAAGCGCTCGCTGGACGGCCGGATCTACCGCGGCCGGACCGGCGTCGCCTGGCTGGCGCTGACCTCGGGCGCGGTCGTGGTGCCGGTCGCCCTGGCCGGGACCGAGGCCATCCAGCCGGTGGGCGCGCGCTTCCCGAGGATCCGCCGGGTCAGCGTCCGCTTCGGCGAGCCGCTGGACTTCAGCGACCGGGCCGCCGCCGTCCGCGAGCGCCGCACCCCGGTCGGCCCGGTGCGCCGCGCGGTCACCGACGAGATCATGGATGCCATTCAGGCCCTGTCCCAGCAGGACCGGGCCCCCGCCTACAACGAGGGGCAGCGGATGGCCGCGTAG
- a CDS encoding response regulator transcription factor → MPIRVMLVDDQELLRTGFRMVLQSQQDIEVVAEAGDGAQALEVLAATEVDVVLMDVRMPRMDGVEATRRICGRAAAGPEGGGPRVLILTTFDLDEYAFAALKAGASGFLLKDVPPAELVAAIHAVHGGEAVVAPTTTRRMIDRFATVLPSSQPPQDTPEMARLTEREREVLLLVATGLSNGEIAARLSLSEATVKTHVGRILTKLELRDRVQAVVLAYETGLVRAGGGQ, encoded by the coding sequence ATGCCCATCCGCGTCATGCTCGTCGACGATCAGGAGCTGCTGCGCACCGGTTTCCGGATGGTGCTCCAGTCGCAGCAGGACATCGAGGTGGTCGCCGAGGCCGGTGACGGGGCGCAGGCGCTGGAGGTGCTGGCCGCCACCGAGGTCGACGTGGTGCTGATGGACGTGCGGATGCCGCGCATGGACGGGGTGGAGGCCACCCGCCGGATCTGCGGCCGGGCCGCCGCAGGGCCCGAGGGCGGCGGCCCGCGCGTGCTCATCCTGACCACCTTCGACCTGGACGAGTACGCCTTCGCCGCGCTCAAGGCCGGGGCCAGCGGCTTCCTGCTGAAGGACGTGCCCCCGGCCGAGCTGGTCGCGGCGATCCACGCGGTGCACGGCGGCGAGGCCGTGGTCGCGCCGACCACCACCCGCCGCATGATCGACCGCTTCGCCACCGTGCTGCCCAGCTCCCAGCCGCCGCAGGACACCCCGGAGATGGCCCGGCTCACCGAGCGGGAGCGGGAGGTGCTGCTGCTGGTCGCCACCGGGCTGTCCAACGGCGAGATCGCCGCGCGGCTGTCGCTCTCCGAGGCGACGGTCAAGACCCATGTGGGGCGGATCCTGACCAAGCTGGAGCTGCGCGACCGGGTGCAGGCGGTGGTGCTGGCCTACGAGACCGGCCTGGTCCGCGCGGGCGGCGGACAATAA
- the panC gene encoding pantoate--beta-alanine ligase, producing the protein MSLEPVRTAAELDRLADDRPASGQASRPGGGSGGGPRAVVMTMGALHPGHAALIRAARERAGADGTVVVTVFVNPLQFGAGEDLDRYPRTLDADLRLAREAGADVVFAPSVDEVYPGGEPQVRLAAGPMGERFEGASRPGHFDGMLTVVAKLLHLTRPDAAFFGEKDGQQLALIRRMVRDLNFPVEIVGVPTVREPDGLALSSRNRYLSPEERTRALALSRALFAGRQAAPQGPRVVLEAAGEALTETLSGAGIALDYLALVDPADFTAIDRDDYRGEAVLALAAKVGGTRLIDNVRISFPPETP; encoded by the coding sequence GTGAGTCTGGAACCCGTGCGCACGGCGGCCGAGCTGGACCGCCTCGCAGACGACAGACCGGCCTCCGGGCAGGCGTCCCGGCCCGGCGGTGGGTCCGGCGGCGGCCCGCGCGCGGTGGTGATGACCATGGGCGCGCTGCACCCGGGCCATGCCGCGCTGATCCGCGCCGCCCGCGAGCGGGCCGGGGCGGACGGGACGGTCGTGGTGACGGTCTTCGTCAACCCGCTGCAGTTCGGCGCGGGCGAGGACCTGGACCGCTACCCGCGCACCCTGGACGCCGATCTCCGGCTGGCCCGCGAGGCCGGGGCGGACGTGGTCTTCGCCCCGTCCGTGGACGAGGTCTACCCGGGCGGCGAGCCGCAGGTGCGGCTGGCGGCGGGCCCGATGGGGGAGCGCTTCGAGGGGGCGTCGCGCCCCGGCCACTTCGACGGGATGCTGACCGTCGTCGCCAAGCTGCTCCACCTGACCCGGCCGGACGCCGCCTTCTTCGGCGAGAAGGACGGCCAGCAGCTGGCGCTGATCCGGCGGATGGTGCGGGACCTGAACTTCCCGGTGGAGATCGTCGGCGTGCCGACCGTGCGCGAGCCGGACGGCCTGGCGCTGTCCAGCCGCAACCGCTACCTCTCGCCCGAGGAGCGGACTCGCGCCCTGGCCCTCTCCCGGGCGCTGTTCGCCGGGCGGCAGGCCGCGCCGCAGGGCCCCCGCGTCGTGCTCGAGGCGGCCGGGGAGGCCCTGACCGAGACCCTGTCCGGCGCCGGGATCGCGCTGGACTACCTGGCCCTGGTCGATCCGGCCGACTTCACCGCGATCGACCGGGACGACTACCGGGGCGAGGCCGTGCTGGCCCTCGCCGCGAAGGTGGGCGGCACCCGGCTGATCGACAACGTACGGATCAGCTTCCCGCCCGAGACGCCCTGA
- the panD gene encoding aspartate 1-decarboxylase, which yields MLRTMLKSKIHRATVTQANLHYVGSVTVDRDLLDAADLLPGELVHIVDIDNGNRLETYTIAGERGTGIIGINGAAARLVHPGDLVILIAYGQMETAEARVFEPRVVFVDADNRITGLGGDPADAPAGSGLRRGDADERAIPAQAYRDVDGAVPGAPTHARSEA from the coding sequence ATGCTCCGCACCATGCTCAAGTCCAAGATCCACCGGGCCACCGTCACCCAGGCCAACCTGCACTACGTCGGTTCGGTCACGGTCGACCGCGACCTGCTGGACGCCGCCGACCTGCTCCCCGGCGAGCTGGTCCACATCGTCGACATCGACAACGGCAACCGGCTGGAGACCTACACCATCGCCGGGGAGCGCGGCACCGGCATCATCGGCATCAACGGCGCCGCCGCGCGCCTGGTCCACCCCGGCGACCTGGTCATCCTGATCGCCTACGGGCAGATGGAGACCGCCGAGGCGCGGGTGTTCGAGCCGCGCGTGGTCTTCGTGGACGCCGACAACCGGATCACCGGCCTGGGCGGCGACCCGGCCGACGCCCCGGCCGGCAGCGGCCTGCGGCGCGGAGATGCGGATGAACGTGCGATTCCCGCGCAGGCGTACCGTGACGTCGACGGTGCGGTACCAGGCGCACCCACGCACGCTCGGAGTGAGGCATGA
- a CDS encoding Rossmann-like and DUF2520 domain-containing protein, whose product MSTDGFDLPVDGPGGDPADPGNRPARLAVGVVGTGRVGPALGAALQLAGHRVVAASGVSTASRRRAETLLPGVRLVTPPQVMAAADLVLLTVPDDALAALVAGLAETGAVRPGQIIVHTSGAHGVAVLEPATRAGALPLALHPAMTFTGTAVDVARLAGCPFGVTSPEQLRPVAEALVVEMGGEPEWVPEEVRPLYHTALAHGSNHLVTLVAQAMEVLAAAGVAEPGRMLGPLLGAALDNALRSGDAALTGPVARGDAGTVRTHVSQLRASAPQVLDSYRAMARATADRALANGMLKAEAAEALLDVLAEEGQ is encoded by the coding sequence GTGAGCACTGACGGCTTCGACCTGCCCGTCGACGGGCCGGGGGGCGATCCGGCCGATCCGGGCAACCGGCCCGCGCGGCTCGCGGTCGGCGTGGTCGGCACCGGCCGGGTCGGACCGGCCCTGGGCGCCGCGCTGCAACTGGCCGGGCACCGGGTGGTGGCCGCGTCCGGCGTCTCCACCGCCTCCCGGCGGCGCGCGGAGACGCTGCTGCCGGGCGTGCGGCTGGTGACCCCGCCCCAGGTGATGGCCGCCGCCGACCTGGTGCTGCTGACCGTGCCGGACGACGCCCTGGCCGCCCTGGTGGCGGGCCTGGCCGAGACCGGGGCGGTACGCCCCGGCCAGATCATCGTGCACACCTCCGGCGCGCACGGCGTGGCGGTGCTCGAACCCGCGACCCGGGCCGGAGCGCTGCCGCTGGCGCTGCACCCGGCGATGACCTTCACCGGGACGGCCGTGGACGTCGCCCGGCTGGCCGGCTGCCCGTTCGGGGTGACCTCGCCGGAACAGCTGCGCCCGGTCGCCGAGGCGCTGGTCGTGGAGATGGGCGGGGAGCCCGAATGGGTGCCCGAGGAGGTCCGCCCGCTCTACCACACCGCCCTCGCGCACGGCTCCAACCACCTGGTGACGCTGGTCGCGCAGGCCATGGAGGTGCTGGCCGCCGCCGGGGTCGCCGAGCCGGGCCGGATGCTCGGACCGCTGCTCGGCGCGGCCCTGGACAACGCCCTGCGCAGCGGCGACGCGGCGCTCACCGGCCCGGTGGCGCGCGGCGACGCCGGTACGGTGCGGACCCACGTCTCCCAGCTGCGGGCGTCCGCGCCGCAGGTGCTGGACAGCTATCGCGCGATGGCGCGGGCCACCGCCGACCGGGCGCTGGCCAACGGGATGCTGAAGGCGGAGGCGGCCGAGGCGCTGCTGGACGTCCTCGCGGAGGAGGGGCAGTGA
- a CDS encoding type III pantothenate kinase: protein MLLTIDVGNTHTVLGLFDGEEIVEHWRVSTDPRRTADETAVLMQGLMGAHPALGEDTVDGLAICSTVPSVLHELREVTRRYYGDVPAILVEPGVKTGVHVLTDNPKEVGADRIVNTLAAKHLYGGPCIVVDFGTATTFDAVNERGDYLGGAIAPGIEISVDALGQRGAKLPKIEIIRPRNVIGKNTVECMQSGILYGFAGQVDGVVNRMAAELAADPDDVQVIATGGLAPLVLGEAGSIDVHEPWLTLIGLRLVYERNTAG, encoded by the coding sequence ATGCTGCTCACCATCGATGTCGGCAACACCCACACCGTTCTCGGCCTCTTCGACGGCGAGGAGATCGTGGAGCACTGGCGGGTGTCCACCGACCCCCGCCGGACCGCCGACGAGACGGCGGTGCTGATGCAGGGGCTGATGGGCGCGCACCCGGCGCTGGGCGAGGACACCGTGGACGGCCTGGCCATCTGCTCCACGGTGCCCTCGGTCCTGCACGAGCTGCGCGAGGTGACCCGCCGCTACTACGGCGACGTCCCGGCGATCCTGGTGGAGCCGGGCGTCAAGACCGGCGTGCACGTCCTCACCGACAACCCCAAGGAGGTCGGCGCGGACCGCATCGTCAACACCCTTGCGGCCAAGCACCTCTACGGCGGCCCGTGCATCGTCGTGGACTTCGGCACGGCCACCACCTTCGACGCCGTCAACGAGCGCGGCGACTACCTGGGCGGCGCCATCGCCCCGGGCATCGAGATCTCGGTGGACGCGCTGGGCCAGCGCGGCGCCAAGCTGCCCAAGATCGAGATCATCCGGCCGCGGAACGTCATCGGCAAGAACACCGTGGAGTGCATGCAGTCGGGCATCCTCTACGGCTTCGCCGGGCAGGTCGACGGCGTGGTGAACCGGATGGCCGCCGAGCTCGCGGCCGATCCGGACGACGTCCAGGTGATCGCCACCGGCGGCCTGGCCCCGCTGGTGCTGGGCGAGGCCGGCAGCATCGACGTCCACGAGCCGTGGCTGACCCTGATCGGGCTGCGGCTGGTGTACGAGCGCAACACCGCCGGCTGA
- a CDS encoding L-aspartate oxidase, with the protein MTSTCRLAAPAPGWTAATDVVVVGSGVAGLTTALRLRAAGLRVLVVTKAMLDDGSTRWAQGGIAAALGEGDSPEQHLQDTLVAGAGLCDEDAVRTLVTEGPDAVRRLIATGAAFDQDADGEILLTREGGHHRRRIAHAGGDATGAEISRALVEAVRADAGVELIEHALVLDLLTDVKGRTAGLTLHVMGEGQRDGVGAVHARAVVLATGGMGQVFSATTNPAVSTGDGVALALRAGAEVTDLEFVQFHPTVLWLGPDAEGQQPLISEAVRGEGAYLVDADEVRFMVGQHELAELAPRDIVAKGIMRRMQQTGAPHMYLDGRHFGAAMWEERFPTILASCRSHGIDPVTQLIPVAPAAHYASGGVRTDLRGHTSVPGLYACGEVACTGVHGANRLASNSLLEGLVFAERIAADIVERDRAGRLTPRHEDTSRPVPRVPLLASEARAEIQRLMTGGVGVLRSAASMAEAAAGLDALVAPDAVVEHDPDDLHGHGGAGKGEAPQVETWEATNLHLVATALTAAARLREETRGCHWREDFPDRDDDRWRIHVITKAGTDGLTTTPEEHRA; encoded by the coding sequence ATGACTTCAACCTGCAGACTCGCCGCCCCGGCCCCCGGGTGGACGGCCGCGACCGACGTCGTCGTCGTCGGCTCGGGCGTGGCCGGGCTCACCACCGCGCTGCGGCTGCGCGCGGCCGGGCTCCGGGTGCTGGTCGTCACCAAGGCCATGCTGGACGACGGCTCCACCCGCTGGGCGCAGGGCGGCATCGCCGCCGCGCTCGGCGAGGGCGACAGCCCCGAGCAGCACCTGCAGGACACCCTGGTGGCCGGGGCCGGGCTGTGCGACGAGGACGCCGTGCGGACGCTGGTCACCGAGGGCCCGGACGCCGTCCGTCGGCTGATCGCCACCGGCGCCGCCTTCGACCAGGACGCCGACGGCGAGATCCTGCTCACCCGCGAGGGCGGCCACCACCGCCGCCGGATCGCCCACGCCGGCGGCGACGCTACCGGCGCGGAGATCTCCCGCGCGCTGGTCGAGGCGGTCCGGGCGGACGCCGGGGTCGAGCTGATCGAGCACGCCCTGGTGCTGGACCTGCTCACCGACGTCAAGGGCCGCACCGCCGGGCTGACCCTGCACGTCATGGGGGAGGGGCAGCGCGACGGCGTCGGCGCCGTCCACGCCCGCGCGGTGGTGCTGGCCACCGGCGGCATGGGCCAGGTGTTCTCCGCCACCACCAACCCGGCCGTCTCCACCGGCGACGGCGTCGCCCTCGCGCTGCGCGCCGGGGCCGAGGTCACCGACCTGGAGTTCGTCCAGTTCCACCCGACCGTGCTGTGGCTCGGCCCGGACGCCGAGGGCCAGCAGCCGCTGATCTCCGAGGCCGTGCGCGGCGAGGGCGCGTACCTGGTCGACGCCGACGAGGTGCGGTTCATGGTCGGACAGCACGAGCTGGCCGAGCTGGCCCCGCGCGACATCGTCGCCAAGGGCATCATGCGGCGGATGCAGCAGACCGGCGCCCCGCACATGTACCTGGACGGACGGCACTTCGGCGCGGCCATGTGGGAGGAGCGCTTCCCCACCATCCTGGCCTCCTGCCGCAGCCACGGCATCGACCCGGTGACCCAGCTCATCCCGGTGGCCCCGGCCGCGCACTACGCTTCCGGCGGCGTCCGCACCGACCTGCGCGGCCACACCTCCGTGCCCGGCCTGTACGCCTGCGGCGAGGTCGCCTGCACCGGCGTCCACGGCGCCAACCGGTTGGCCTCCAACTCGCTGCTGGAGGGCCTGGTCTTCGCCGAGCGGATCGCCGCCGACATCGTCGAGCGCGACCGCGCGGGCCGACTGACCCCCCGCCACGAGGACACCTCCCGCCCGGTGCCGCGGGTGCCGCTGCTGGCGTCCGAGGCGCGCGCCGAGATCCAGCGGCTGATGACCGGCGGGGTCGGCGTGCTGCGCAGCGCCGCCAGCATGGCCGAGGCCGCGGCCGGACTGGACGCCCTGGTCGCCCCGGACGCCGTGGTCGAGCACGACCCGGACGACCTCCACGGCCACGGCGGCGCCGGCAAGGGCGAGGCGCCGCAGGTGGAGACCTGGGAGGCGACCAACCTGCACCTGGTGGCCACCGCGCTGACCGCCGCCGCCCGGCTGCGCGAGGAGACCCGGGGCTGCCACTGGCGCGAGGACTTCCCCGACCGCGACGACGACCGCTGGCGGATCCACGTGATCACCAAGGCCGGCACCGACGGCCTCACCACGACCCCCGAGGAGCACCGAGCATGA
- the nadC gene encoding carboxylating nicotinate-nucleotide diphosphorylase yields the protein MSAHDHDGHDHQELPLADGCGEGCTCGDGGYETGLDPQLAALLEQAGLDPVEVEDIATLALAEDLAGGEDVTSVATVPEAAVATADFTARTAGVVAGLRVAEAVVSLVAEEEFSVERHVEDGDRVEAGQVLLSVTARTRDLLTAERSALNLLCHLSGIATATRAWADALEGTGAVVRDTRKTTPGLRALEKYAVRCGGGVNHRMGLSDAALVKDNHVVAAGGVAEAFKAVRAAYPELDVEVEVDRIDQIQPVLEAGADLILLDNFTVPELREAVALVAGRAKLESSGGLTLDNAREVGGTGVDYLAVGALTHSSPVLDIGLDLRG from the coding sequence ATGAGCGCGCACGACCACGACGGCCACGACCACCAGGAACTCCCGCTGGCCGACGGCTGCGGCGAGGGCTGCACCTGCGGTGACGGCGGGTACGAGACCGGCCTGGACCCGCAGCTCGCCGCGCTGCTGGAGCAGGCCGGGCTGGACCCGGTCGAGGTCGAGGACATCGCCACCCTGGCCCTGGCCGAGGACCTGGCCGGCGGCGAGGACGTCACCTCGGTCGCCACCGTCCCCGAGGCCGCCGTCGCCACCGCCGACTTCACCGCCCGCACGGCGGGCGTGGTGGCCGGGCTGCGGGTCGCCGAGGCCGTGGTCTCGCTGGTGGCCGAGGAGGAGTTCAGCGTCGAGCGGCACGTCGAGGACGGCGACCGGGTCGAGGCCGGGCAGGTCCTGCTCAGCGTCACCGCCCGCACCCGCGACCTGCTCACCGCCGAGCGCAGCGCGCTGAACCTGCTCTGCCACCTCTCCGGCATCGCCACCGCCACCCGCGCCTGGGCCGACGCCCTGGAGGGCACCGGCGCGGTCGTCCGCGACACCCGCAAGACCACCCCCGGGCTGCGCGCCCTGGAGAAGTACGCGGTCCGCTGCGGCGGCGGCGTCAACCACCGCATGGGCCTGTCCGACGCGGCCCTGGTCAAGGACAACCACGTGGTGGCGGCCGGCGGCGTCGCCGAGGCGTTCAAGGCCGTCCGCGCGGCCTACCCGGAGCTGGACGTCGAGGTCGAGGTGGACCGGATCGACCAGATCCAGCCGGTGCTGGAGGCGGGCGCCGACCTGATCCTGCTGGACAACTTCACCGTCCCCGAGCTGCGCGAGGCGGTCGCGCTGGTGGCCGGCCGCGCCAAGCTGGAGTCCTCCGGCGGCCTGACCCTGGACAACGCCCGGGAGGTCGGCGGGACCGGTGTGGACTACCTGGCGGTGGGGGCGCTGACCCACTCCTCGCCCGTCCTTGACATCGGTCTGGACCTGCGCGGATAG
- a CDS encoding low specificity L-threonine aldolase, translating to MADDRDDRYGTDGDDGEQDPARRRFAALRGCERTLSASRPMTLRERLADLATAAETAYDLDERPDVYGNGVVEALERRVAGLLGTEAAAFFPTGTMAQQVALRCWADRTGDRTVAMHPQAHPEVHERFAYSQLSGLRSVWPTQERRMATAEEVAGFAEPFGTLMLELPLREAGFLLPGWDELTATVAAARARDAVVHLDGARLWETVPHFGRPLPEIVELADSVYVSFYKSLGGLSGAALAGPAEFTAQAKTWRHRYGGQLFEQWPAALSALAGLERELPRLESYVAHAKVVAAALAEGFAPLPGARVFPEPPHTHQFQLWLPLPAEALNEAGTLLAEQTRQSLFGMWREPGLPGISCTEVTVAASALEWSAQDVRAGVSAFLERVAGR from the coding sequence ATGGCTGATGACAGGGACGACCGGTACGGCACGGATGGCGACGACGGGGAGCAGGACCCGGCGCGGCGGCGGTTCGCGGCCCTGCGCGGCTGCGAGCGGACGCTCTCCGCCTCCCGCCCGATGACGCTGCGGGAGCGGCTGGCTGATCTCGCCACCGCCGCGGAGACCGCCTACGACCTGGACGAGCGCCCCGACGTCTACGGCAACGGCGTGGTCGAGGCGCTGGAACGGCGGGTGGCCGGGCTGCTCGGCACGGAGGCGGCGGCGTTCTTCCCGACCGGGACGATGGCGCAGCAGGTCGCGCTGCGCTGCTGGGCCGACCGGACCGGGGACCGCACCGTGGCCATGCACCCGCAGGCGCACCCGGAGGTGCATGAACGTTTCGCCTACTCCCAGCTCAGCGGCCTGCGCAGCGTCTGGCCGACGCAGGAGCGGCGGATGGCCACGGCCGAGGAGGTGGCCGGCTTCGCCGAGCCCTTCGGCACGCTGATGCTGGAGCTGCCGCTGCGCGAGGCAGGCTTCCTGCTGCCCGGCTGGGACGAGCTGACGGCGACCGTCGCCGCCGCCCGGGCCAGGGACGCCGTGGTGCACCTGGACGGCGCCCGGCTGTGGGAGACCGTGCCGCACTTCGGCCGCCCGCTGCCGGAGATCGTCGAGCTGGCCGACTCGGTCTACGTCTCCTTCTACAAGTCCCTCGGCGGGCTCAGCGGGGCAGCGCTGGCCGGTCCGGCGGAGTTCACGGCCCAGGCCAAGACCTGGCGGCACCGCTACGGCGGGCAGCTCTTCGAGCAGTGGCCGGCCGCGCTGTCGGCGCTGGCCGGGCTGGAGCGCGAACTGCCGCGGCTGGAGTCGTACGTCGCGCACGCCAAGGTGGTCGCGGCGGCGCTGGCCGAGGGGTTCGCGCCGCTGCCCGGCGCCCGGGTGTTCCCCGAGCCGCCGCACACCCACCAGTTCCAGCTGTGGCTGCCGCTGCCGGCGGAGGCGCTGAACGAGGCCGGGACGCTGCTGGCCGAGCAGACCCGGCAGTCGCTGTTCGGGATGTGGCGCGAACCGGGGCTGCCGGGGATCTCCTGCACCGAGGTGACGGTGGCGGCGAGCGCGCTGGAGTGGTCGGCGCAGGACGTACGGGCGGGGGTGTCGGCGTTCCTGGAGCGGGTGGCGGGGCGCTGA